Genomic segment of Scomber scombrus chromosome 18, fScoSco1.1, whole genome shotgun sequence:
TTAGCGCCCTGCAGAAACGACAACGAAAACCTCTCGGTGCATTCGCCCtctaaataaagtgtttatttcAAACACAATTTTACCCATTTTCGTGATCTTCGGTAGTGGGCGACGTCTTCTTTCTCTTCACCATGGGTCCGATTGGTTATATTGGCAATTACTGGTCAAACTGGGCATAATAAATCCTAGACCGATCTCTCCGCTTTCTGCCCTCTCCTTGCTCCTGCCTCGACTGAACTGAACTCTCTGCGCAGTTCAACTGTTTTCTACCAGCAACAACATTACTCAATGCTTCTttcaaacaagaaataaaacttttatACCACACACCAATGTGGGATATTTACAGGATACAATGAAGAAGATTTCTCCCGTTAACATCAGCTGAGCTCATTTGAACTGATAGGCGCAGATAGTTTGTATTAACCTGTGTGCAAGTGGACTTTGCTTGTCATACGTCACCGTCGCCTTGCAGAAATTATATCTGCAAAACGATTAATTTAATATGCATCCTGTAATTGTTATGATATTCCATTTTCTAACAGTATACTATCGCCAAATAATTAATCACAAGTTTAAAAATCAGTACAGAAAGTAGGTTTGTGTGCCCGATGCGAACCAATATCTGGtgtattacatttgtaaaatagTGTTATTATGGGTGGCACAATACTAAATGTATTGGATTTTCTCGATTGTCAGCATCCAGTctatttattagtattattatttattaggtAATATAACCAGGAGGAAGGCAGCACAGAGAGGTGACAGCAAGAGAAAGCTATAACAAAGGAAGATTAATTGGCCATAAGTGGCTTGAAGTTTGAAAGTGATGATAAATAACCTCTTTATCTACATTCCCACACAATCTGTTGTGTGTCATCTAAACGCAAACTCTCAGTTAAACGCCATCCAGACACAAAATATGACTGATATATAACAATAACCCCCCGAAACTACTAGTTAAGTTAATTGATGTTTACTTGCATTATCTATAATTCTTACAGCTTCATTGTAATGTTAATAGATGGATGTTGTGATAATTTAACTTTTACCCAGCATCAAAACATCGTTTCAGTGTAGCTTGAAGTTAAGTGAAATCTTCCATCAGTAAATGAATATCTATACTTACCTATACATACTCTCCTACAGTGTTACAGTCCTAACAGCACAGTGCCTGTAGTATGTTAACAGCGGGTATAGAGAGTTAACATCACTTAAGTAATGCAATGTGACAATAGTTAAAGTTAATTATAGTAAAAGTAGTATTTAACTTTGTTGTAGTTAGCTGTATGAAATGAATTGTGGTCATATCATAACGTGCTACCTAGCATGGCAGCTGCTGTTGGCTAGCTAACTTAGCGTTAACGTTACGGCACTCAAACAATCCATAAGATTACAAGAACCTGCTTGTAACTAAACTAATAATTCAAGCAGAGCCTGAACCCTGCTACTGATAACACTATCAATGTTTAATTACCTGAAGTGGAAGCCTGTTGTTGGTATTCCCAATAGAGATACTGGTTAGCATCCCTTAGCTGACGGTAGCACTCCAGCTTGTTACCGATGACAGCTCCAGCACAGCGAGTCTCCACGCGTATTGGCACGCCCACTACGACTCGAAAACAAACCCTGTTATTGGTCAGAAAAACACCATGACGACGGTTAAAATGTGATTGGCAGAAGGCTCCACCAATCGTCATTGAGAGCGGCCCTGCGAAGGACCAATCGCCATGCTCTTCCTGTCATGCCTTTTAAGTTTCccgacaagaaaaaaaaagtaaatacatatataaagtaaataaatataaaaaaaatgtttttaacttcaaaGCGGGTTTGACGATTAAATAGtgttacatttttgttcattAGTACTAATTTCATTTCAACCAGATTGGCGTCACTgcattgcagttttttttggCGCTCTAACTATAGGTTCCGCCCACAATGTGATTGACATTTTGAAGATCAAATCAGCAGGCCCAACTCATAGGTTATGTTTGTATTAAACACCAGTATACACCGAATTTCACTCTGATAAGCGGATTCGGAATTCAAGGCAGCAAAACACTGTCTTCGCCTTAGGATACAACTTGATAACTGCaatacacatacaatacatcACAGGGGCTTTTGATTTAATAGTATTTGCAGTTTACAGCGGTTGATTTTTCAGCCTAAGGTAAAGTGAAAATTCTTTGTTCAGTCCAAGCGCCCCGGTGAGCAAAACAAGTGTTACATATCGAGGTAGCACACACGGATGTGGTTGTTTCATGGCTCTATGACGGACCAGCAGGGCGGAGATTTGCGGTTTTTTTACGAGTTGCGACAGGTGATATGTTTTCAGTACATGCATAAATCAGATGTAGAAAACCCAACCGTGCTGTCAGTGCTGCCGTGACCAAATTTTTGTGTCAAAAGACTCAGTGAATTACAATATCATAGTCGATCTTCACTGAGGGGGGCGTCCTGTGTACTGAAACGAGCGCACCTCAACCCTCAACAGACGCTTTATATTCCTCTGCGTCACAGCTGGGGACGCTGCATTTCGTCACTAAGGAGTTTGGTTGGGCAGTCGCAGGCAGGAGGAACTTGCTGCTCGTCCAGTTGGCAAACTGACGAAGTTGTCTTCCGAAACTTGAAGGCTCAAAACAGAACCACTATGACTTCGACGAACATGTTCCAGGGGTTGGAGACTGGGTCGAAACCGAGCTCAAGGTGAAGAATATGTTGTAGTTTAGAGGCCGGTTATTTCTAAATGAGATGGCCAGCGGTCTATTTGGGCGCTCGGTCAGCTACTCTCTCAATGTAGgttaacatgtatttttttttgacAGGAGCTCTTCACGGCTTTTGGCTTTTAATCCCCTGCTAATGTCTTAAAACACAACGCTAGCATTCAGCCCTGTTCCAGCTGGAAGTGAGTCTCTTGTGTGGTCGCTGAAGTCGAGTTGTCAGCGTCAAGGACTAGCCTTTTCCAAGCTAACCCGACCAGGCGTTGTCTGCTGCGGAAGTGTGAAGCCACTTGAGACAGCTCTTCTTTGTACTCGTCAACTCCGGCGTAGCGGCCACATTGTTCATGTTAAAGGATATTTAGTTTCCTCTTACTGATCTGAAAAGCGTCAGCTCTTTGATCAATTATCTTTTAATAGTCGAGTTAAAGTCTGTTGTGGCCTTTTGATTAACTTGAGAAAGCACCACGCCGAGTCTATGGAGGAGTGCTGTGGCGCCCTTCCCGAGTAGTTAGCCGTGTTATCAAATGTCCTGTTATCTGGCAGCGTTTGATAATGCTGTTGCTTTactgtacataatgttactattattatcttatttttcGCACCATTTCCTACTCAACCCTGTATGCACTAGGGCAAAAGTATGACATCATGTTTATAAGTGTAAGCATGAATATCATGACTCAGTCGTTTCAGAGACATTAGTGTCCcctttttatatttgtcatGGACTGACAGATCCTCAGATAAGTGTTAATGAAATGGCACATCGTCATGGCCTTAATCTAGTAAGAGAAATTTaagtaaacaatgaaaaaatacctaacattatttacagtctACTTGTCTTTTCACACCTGTATTAAGTAGTTAATCTTAatgcattaataaatattatccTATGGATGTTGtactactcttttttttttttcttctgcaggGTGTTGCAGCCTCCTGGAGGTGGCTCTAGTAACCTGTTCGGTGGCTATGAAGATGATACAGCATCAAGAAGACCAAATAAGATGGCCTCTAAAGTTTTTGCTCCACCAGAGGAACCCCAGAGTGTACCAAGACGTTCTAATCCTCCAGGTCAGACCAGCCTGTCTGGGCTAACGGATGTGCAGTGGCAGTCCAGTCGAAGCATCTATCAATGTCAAGGGTGTGAAAACtgttaataaaatgtgataGGCACCTTCTCTGTTCTCTGTGCCTGGGCTTAACCCGACCTCCAGATTCGGTTAAGTATCTGGTATAATCAGATTTGTTGGAAAGTGAATTTCCAAGCCGGCACTGCTGGGTCACCCTTTCAATATTTTACTGTGCTATTAGCAACCCAGGTGTGATATATTCATTTTCTTATGTACATAGTTTGTCGCTGAAGGGAGATTGGTCATGTAGAAGCTCAATATAGATGTCAAAATATCTCTTGATCCTGTATACGTAACAACATTTTGCCACAGTGTCATGAATTTGCAGGATGTGAAACGGGGGCAGTGCAGTTCATTAATCATCAAAATAAAAGTTGAGTGTGGGATTTCTGTCATGGTCACTGCTGTAACATTGCACACACCTCTGGTAATATTTCATGCAGGTGGGAAGAGTAGCGGAATATTTGGGGAACCTGAACCTCCAGCTCAACCACAGAGACCCATACCTCCAGGTGGACGTTCCAGCAACATATTTGGGGCTGCAGAAAGTGCACCTGTCCAAAGCCCAACCCGAAGCCACCCAAATAAGCCAAAGGTAGGCCATGTATGAAATATTCTCTCCAATTAGACTTGTGCTGTATTTCCTTTCCTATTCCTCTGCTGACTCATGGTAATTTAGACACATCAGCCAgtaagtttgtttgttttaaagagtAGTTTGTCACAAATTGATTATTTGTTCATTATCTGCTGCTCATTGTGTAAATTCAGCCCAAAAGTCAATGCTTGTTGCTTCATTTTATCCTATATTTCTCTTTTGAATGTGTGATACATACTCCACTGTACCAAGCAGGCTTCTGCATAGGTCAACAGAGTTTATGCAACCAGAATATCGTCAGCTGAGACCACTGAGTCTATTTTAACAGTCTCAGCAGTGACACAGTAAATTTTAAGCGCCCAACTTTTTAAGAAATCTGCTAATTTATCAGTTTTACATAACTGTGGTTGGTAATAAGAGAGAAAACACGCATTAGAGAGGAAGGAGGTAATGCAGCACAGACTGTGCCAAGTTCAAGGTATTTACTCTCATCATAATACCCTATGACATAATATAATTATTCagctttttccccccaaatcctATGGTTTCATTCTGTCCCGATAGTAAATGTTCTGAGTACTTGTCCACGGCCCAAGGGGTTGGGAACCCCTGCCCCAAATTGTTTTCGGCCTTGTAGTATGACTTGAAAAATGTGCCCATCCCATGGCACGTTATCCTTGTCTACATGGCACTGCAGGCCAACTGGCATTCAAGTCCATGTTCACATATACAGTTATATCGACTTATTGGatgtatttactttactttagcAGCCGCTTTAGCTTTGTTTTAGGAAGAAGAAAGTCTGTGCTAAGTTCTTTCATTAATTACCAAGTGAAACATTCcttatcttttgtttttaacaggACAATCTAAATGTGGGACCTGAACCTAAATCATCAGGTGAGTTTCACtttgtttcataatgaaaaatgtgatcTCTTTGTGGCAGAATTGATTTTATGTTGAGTCATTCTACCCACTGTAGCTGAGAAAGGTAGACTGTCATTATGTAGATCACAGGGATTACACTATAGCTAGATCTTTTTAAAACGGTGTCTCCTTTTGGTCCCCCAGTCCACATCATATGAttattaaaaaaggtttttgagTTTTCCGTTTAGGGGTTTTATGAAATCTCAACCTGTGTCTTTAGTTGGATCggaggaaaaaatacattacctgtgtgtgtataattgaaTGCATTACTCTTCATTACGTTCTCTaaggaaaatgtgttgttgGTTTTTAGCCATGATGGCAGCGTGATTCCAGGCATTGACAGTGTCAGTCACTCCACCACTTTGGTTCACACTGAAATATGTCGACagactgccatgaaattttgtttGGGGCTTAGTGGTTCCCCAGAGCATGAATCTTACtgactgattttatttaattttttaaattattattattatttccttcTAGCTACATCAGCAGGTCAAAATCCTCACTCAACGAGTGAAAAAGATTTACACGACGGATTTTGacaaaatttggtacagacatttattttcCCCAGACTTTTTCTCTCATACTACCGCAAGTTTCACATTTGTGGTTCTGAGTGAAATGTTTACACAACCATAGAGCAGTTACTATGAAATTTGTACAGATGTTAATGGTCCAGTCAGGAGGAATTGTAACTATAAGCTCCATTATTGTATCACAATCTCAATTAGTCTAAtacttgattttattttatttttttaccaaatgCATGTAAATCTAaagacattcccatcagcctcagctgtaatttgtgtttagtgctgatTAGCAAATGTTAACATACTAAACTAAGATGATGACTCTTAGAAATGTTGCCCACACCAGATAAATAactgtcattgtgagcatggtAGCATGCTGACGTTGGCATTAGGctgaaaacacaaagtacagcctCGCAGAGCTGCGAGcgtggctgtagactcttagcATTTGTAATTCCGAGTTGGCAATATCTATGAAGAACTTTCTTCTCTTAAAGTGCCAGAGGCCAAGGTCAGCCAACCTGAGGTGAAGAAGGAAACTGTCGCCCCAGCTGTCGTGCCAGCCAAAGAggagcctgctgctgctgctgctccttctcCTGCTCCTGCCCCTGCTCCTGCCCCTGCCCCTACccctgccgctgctgctgctgtccccCCTTCTCCAGAGCCGGCACccacttcttcctcctcttcgtcaGTTCCTGACGAGACTTTGCTGAAGAACCACGAGCCTCACCTGGGACCCAAACCTCGCTCTCACAACAAGGTCCTGAACCCCCCCGGAGGAAAGTCTAGTGTGGTATTCTACTGATCAGCTGAACACACCACTCCTCCCTGTTCTTTGTTTGCTCTGCTGTTAATCTTCTCTCATTCCAACACCCCTTCCCCCCTCACGGTTATTCCACCTGTACAACTAATCAAAGATCAGGAATTTTTGTTTTGACAACAGATTCCTGGTCTTATGTTGCCCTCAACTTCTTGCACTTTCAGTTCCTTTCTGGTTTCCAGCTCTCTGCTCAATTCTTCCTGTACCTTGAAACCTGCAATCATACAATCACAAACCGTTCAATCAACAGGCTAACTATTACCCAATCACTTTAACTGTTAAGTCTCAATATTGTGGTTACTGTTCtcacaattttttttgcatgtgtaaatGTAGTTCAAGTCACAATTACTTTTCAttctgaaaacatgttttgcatCTCAAGAATTGTTTAGACATCAGAAGAAAGActggttgtgtgttttttcagctttaaatGGTCCTGAACTCAAATGATTTTGTGTAACCATTATCAAAAGCGTAAATTGATTGCAAACATTTGCTCTAATTGCAAGATACCTATTTTAAACCTTGGTATGCTGGCTTTCAGTCAGGAGGGGGTGAACAGATGTTCTCACCAATGTAAAATGTTTCAGGGAGTTCCACGAGTGCCACCTTTTTCACGAGCTACCAGATCCTTATTCAATCACAGCATCAAATCTTTTGTTTGGCAGTTTATTTTCAAAGTAATAACACGTTAGACATCAGTGAATTACTTTAAAATCAAAAGCCTTGCAATCAGCTGAGCATTCACTCTCTCGCCTTCCCATCAATTGTGACTTAATTTTGCTCCCTCTCATCTCAACATGTGTCTCATATAAATGATCTGCTGCCAGAGCCCAAACTCTGTTCAGGGAGAGACACaaaaaattgacatttaaacaatgaatgaaaatgtttactcCCAAATATTTCTGCTTCTTTAATGATATTTTGATTCCATTTTGATTTTCTGCGAATGTATTGTGCAGGTACTTTTCTGCTTTGTCCTCATTGCTTGCTTTATCTGAGAACATGCCTTTAATTTGCCTGGGGTAGGcctctgttttatgttttaaattaaaacggCTGAAGACAAGTGACCTCTGGACAAGCACGTGGCCTATCTGAGTCCAGGTGGGCTCATTAATAATCACCTCTCCTCCCACTTCATGATGCACATTGATGGTATTCTGGTGCCAGCCTGTCCCCTGTATGTTGATGTGCCTGGCAGGCAATGAGcgcagcagaagaaaaaaatcctgtgTATTGCAATAAAAACTGTTGTTTTGCATTTGGAGTTtgttatttcaatgttttttggaaaataaacaaaataaacaatcgCACTCAGAATATTTATAGAGATTTATTGTTAATTCTTGAATTACTTCATTAATGATTTGCCCAGCTTGCACTCTGTGTAAGCTGCTTGTTTCCATATTAAAATGGCTGCATTCTTCCTCAAAGGGGGGAAACACTActgtttttagccatgctagcagcattATGTCTGCCTGTCGTTGGGTTATGCCCATGTACAACTTCACAAAGCTGCTGGCATGTCTACCTGACTGTCTTGTTTTCTGTCCATTAGGCATttcaacaaatacaaagaaTGATAGGAGTCCAGTTTGTAGCTGTCCACAATAAAAATGGGGCTCCTTTAATTGTAAATATAATTATTGATAAACATTTGAGGTGTGCAGCTATTGCAAACCCATCTAAATGAGAGCTTGTAGGTGCACATTATGTCAACCATAAAATATTACACTTGCCATAATAATCTCAGTTGTGGGCAAAAATGACAGGTCAATGTGGAGTTGGCATTACTTagatgattatggcaagaaccTTAAATAATCAGCTCTTTTCACATGCAGCTTGTCTGTAGGAGAGAATCTGGGCAGCAGGGTAACCATAATTACTGTGAACTGATGCGTGACAAAAGAGCAGACAGACAAGCAACTCATGACTCAGTTGACTTCAAATAACAGTACAGAGGAGTAAATAGCAGGGTGCATTGTatgcaataacaacaacatgGGATAAGTGATGAGCACTGCAGCTATACAGGTGTTTCCATTCATCTGATCTCACCTGTTTTCATGTTGAAGGTTGGCCTTGATCTTGGGTAGAAGATGTGAAATTTCAGCATGAATCCATATTGCGTTTATCTTTGTTAAAACTACCATCACTGTGCGAtattaattgtacatttttacaaataatCACTAAAGAAATGTGATgtcttttgttgtttattgtggCCATGTAGAAgttaaaccacaaaaaaacaatataaagatCTAAAGTGGCTGAGCAAATGAAATGATATATGAGAATATTTTTGCACAAACACATTCTGGTTCATTTACAACTCAAACCACCACCGGGTTTATTTAAGTTTATGTAACAATGAgtctgttttcttcattttggtGCAACACCAATGAGTAGGCCTAAACCTCAAAAACTGGTTGTTGGTATTAAAGGACCACCCACCTTCTGCTGCAAGTCCTCAGAAGAAAACTGATGAATagtgtgaaatgtaaatattgacAGTATTTCAGTGCCACCTACTGAAGGAAACAAGAAGGACAACTGAAGCTCTgtgctgatgaaaaaaaaacccaactgacAAAAAGACATGGAGTCAATAAAAGTTTGTTACCTTTTTGTGGTTTagcttgtttcttgtttttctgaCTTGAATCATCTTGATTATTGAGCAACTGTTGTGATTATCTCAAAACACTGGCTTGACgtgcatactgtacattaatccTGCTGTGTGTCTTTCAGAGCAGCAACCTGAAGAGTGCCATATGTGGTGTGATCATTTAGACCTCGTCACATGTACATGTGAAACCAGTGACGGCCTGCTTCAAGTCCTGCCAGCACTGCAAGGCAAGTCTGAAAATATACAATGTGAGGCCGAAGTCTAACTTACTAACCTCACCCTGCAATCTGTTACACATATTTAAGATTAAACTTTCCTGAAATGttgagtatttctacattttctaGAGCTGTAAAGAAATGTTGAACTTGAGAGCAGTTAAGATTGATTTGTCTCAGCGGGCCCCTTATCTACCCACTTTGTTTTTTACTCTTCTGCTTCATTGACCAGTTTTTGTCTCCATTGTCAATCCCCTCCACTACGAACAATAGCCCAGGCTATACTCGCTCAACGACTGTTTAAGTGAAAGACGTCTGCTCTCGACCGGACTCCTTTCCTTTTATAAATGTTACTGTCTGGAAGTGATTTTCATACAGGACATACTGTCCAGTATGTGgtatcttttggttttttaacCATCTCTCCTTTTTACTTTAAGACACTGGTCTAATCAGGGCATAATTATTACTTAATGATAATATTAGTGTTGCACTGCAAATGCAAATCTACAGAGGCAAGGACTAAATATTACACAAGACCATCTTCAAAGGTTGATGCTCATTAGAGTCCCATCAATGTATctgtcagctgatattattaATTGATATCAGcctaatgtgtatgtgtgtatacatatacatatacatacatagtACACATTGGTATTGGCATATATGTTGTTATACAGGTaggattttatatatttgatcctttttcttaattataTGTAGATATGTTTTTGTTCTATGTGGTTCTTTAACCATAGCTATTTATAATGATTAGATTCATAGTGAATTTTACTGTTTGAGttcatttatatcattttatacaataaagtttattggtAAACTGTATAGTATCATACTTCCAATACACATCTTTGTCACAAATCTTTGACCATATttaagggatcattgcaaaaaatatgtttatgtatattctGTAAGtataagattatcggccaatattTCAATATCAGAATTTTATTACCCGGCAATATCAGCATCAGCTCCAAAAATCTAGTATCAGTCAGGCGCTAATGCTCATCAGGCCTTCTGTGATGAGCTTTATGTTTTTGATCTAATGCATGCAGTAATGCTTCttggtttattttaacatcCAATTAGTTTAAACatgtacaaaatatacatatggGAGATATTCTTCTCTCTTTATGCAAAGATTTGACATCTTTGTTCATCTCTTTtgaagagaaaaatatatatacagtatagtaccTGAAAAGACCTGAGTGTAGACAGACAACTTCCACTCCTGCCTTGATCAAAAACCGATGAGGCAAGTCCATGTTGGCTTTCAGGt
This window contains:
- the jpt2 gene encoding jupiter microtubule associated homolog 2 isoform X2 — encoded protein: MTSTNMFQGLETGSKPSSRVLQPPGGGSSNLFGGYEDDTASRRPNKMASKVFAPPEEPQSVPRRSNPPGGKSSGIFGEPEPPAQPQRPIPPGGRSSNIFGAAESAPVQSPTRSHPNKPKDNLNVGPEPKSSEAKVSQPEVKKETVAPAVVPAKEEPAAAAAPSPAPAPAPAPAPTPAAAAAVPPSPEPAPTSSSSSSVPDETLLKNHEPHLGPKPRSHNKVLNPPGGKSSVVFY
- the jpt2 gene encoding jupiter microtubule associated homolog 2 isoform X1, with product MTSTNMFQGLETGSKPSSRVLQPPGGGSSNLFGGYEDDTASRRPNKMASKVFAPPEEPQSVPRRSNPPGGKSSGIFGEPEPPAQPQRPIPPGGRSSNIFGAAESAPVQSPTRSHPNKPKDNLNVGPEPKSSVPEAKVSQPEVKKETVAPAVVPAKEEPAAAAAPSPAPAPAPAPAPTPAAAAAVPPSPEPAPTSSSSSSVPDETLLKNHEPHLGPKPRSHNKVLNPPGGKSSVVFY